The Oncorhynchus masou masou isolate Uvic2021 chromosome 8, UVic_Omas_1.1, whole genome shotgun sequence genome has a window encoding:
- the LOC135543710 gene encoding uncharacterized protein LOC135543710 encodes MPPRHTLSMPPQHTLSMPPRHTLSMPPRHTLSAPPRHTLSAPPRHTLSAPPRHTLSAPPTYPQRAPSTYPQRVPSTYPQRVPSTYPQRAPSTYPQRAPSTYPQRAPPRHTLSARPLDIPSARAPSTYPQRAPPRHTLSAPPRHTLSARPLDIPSARAPSTYPQRAPPRHTLSARPLDIPSARAPSTYPQRAPPRHTLSARPRHTLSARPLDIPSARAPSIRALVLTSGHSCK; translated from the coding sequence ATGCCCCCTCGACATACCCTCAGCATGCCCCCTCAACATACCCTCAGCATGCCCCCTCGACATACCCTCAGCATGCCCCCTCGACATACCCTCAGCGCGCCCCCTCGACATACCCTCAGCGCGCCCCCTCGACATACCCTCAGCGCGCCCCCTCGACATACCCTCAGCGCGCCCCCGACATACCCTCAGCGCGCCCCCTCGACATACCCTCAGCGCGTCCCCTCGACATACCCTCAGCGCGTCCCCTCGACATACCCTCAGCGCGCCCCCTCGACATACCCTCAGCGCGCCCCCTCGACATACCCTCAGCGCGCGCCCCCTCGACATACCCTCAGCGCGCGCCCCCTCGACATACCCTCAGCGCGCGCCCCCTCGACATACCCTCAGCGCGCGCCCCCTCGACATACCCTCAGCGCGCCCCCTCGACATACCCTCAGCGCGCGCCCCCTCGACATACCCTCAGCGCGCGCCCCCTCGACATACCCTCAGCGCGCGCCCCCTCGACATACCCTCAGCGCGCGCCCCCTCGACATACCCTCAGCGCGCGCCCCCTCGACATACCCTCAGCGCGCGCCCCCTCGACATACCCTCAGCGCGCGCCCTCGACATACCCTCAGCGCGCGCCCCCTCGACATACCCTCAGCGCGCGCCCCCTCGATTCGAGCCCTGGTTTTAACttcaggtcacagttgtaaatga